A stretch of the Lolium perenne isolate Kyuss_39 chromosome 3, Kyuss_2.0, whole genome shotgun sequence genome encodes the following:
- the LOC127345282 gene encoding probable glutathione S-transferase GSTU6 produces MAGGGNGEVKLLGMWASPFVLRVRLALSLKGVSYEYVEEDLKSKSELLLKSNPVHTKVPVLIHNGKPVCESSVILQYIDEAFAGIGPSLLPADPHDRAVARFWAAYIDDKLLKASSQASSGKTEEEKAEGAKQAAAAVETLEGALKECSKGKPFFGGDSAGYVDLMLGGLLPWVHVGDAVKGVKTFDPATTPLLAAWADSFGALDAVEPVMPEVGKLVEFAMAMMSHAAAAAAATN; encoded by the exons ATGGCCGGAGGAGGAAACGGCGAAGTGAAGCTGCTCGGCATGTGGGCAAGCCCGTTCGTCCTGCGAGTGCGGCTGGCGCTCAGCCTTAAGGGCGTGAGCTACGAGTACGTCGAGGAGGACCTCAAGAGCAAGAGCGAGCTGCTCCTCAAGTCCAACCCCGTCCACACCAAGGTGCCGGTGCTGATCCACAACGGCAAGCCCGTCTGCGAGTCGTCGGTGATCCTGCAATACATCGACGAGGCCTTCGCCGGCATCGGCCCTTCTCTTCTCCCGGCGGATCCCCATGACCGTGCCGTTGCTCGCTTCTGGGCCGCATACATTGACGACAAG CTCCTGAAAGCGTCGAGCCAGGCGTCGAGCGGCAAgacggaggaggagaaggcggagGGAGCGAAGCAGGCGGCCGCCGCGGTGGAGACCCTGGAGGGAGCCCTGAAGGAGTGCTCCAAGGGCAAACCATTCTTCGGTGGTGACAGTGCTGGGTACGTGGACCTCATGCTCGGCGGCCTCCTCCCTTGGGTTCACGTGGGCGACGCGGTGAAGGGCGTCAAAACCTTCGACCCTGCCACGACTCCGCTCTTGGCCGCGTGGGCGGACAGCTTCGGCGCCTTGGACGCGGTCGAGCCGGTCATGCCGGAAGTCGGCAAGCTCGTTGAGTTTGCCATGGCGATGATGTCtcacgccgccgctgccgccgctgcaACTAACTGA
- the LOC127340224 gene encoding uncharacterized mitochondrial protein AtMg00810-like — translation MAFSRRGFICVSLQALLTLLVLSTSVALRPEVTMYLLVYVDDIILISSSDDVADRLVSSLSGDFAVKDLGALHYFLGLEVSRSSAGLTLTQQKYSLDLLRRAGMLKCKHATTPMSATDRMSALDGDILSPDDATEYRSLVGGLQYLTITRPDVSYAVNCVCQYLHAPRTSHWSAVKRILRYVSLTASYGLLLQPAPSCVLSAFSDADWAGNPDDRRSTGGYAVFFGPNLIAWNARKQATVSRSSTEAE, via the exons ATGGCATTCTCGAGGAGGGGGTTTATATGCGTCAGCCTCCAGGCTTTGTTGACCCTACTCGTCCTCAGCACCTCTGTCGCCTTG CGTCCTGAGGTTACGATGTACCTGCTggtttatgttgatgatatcatacTTATCAGTTCTTCGGATGATGTTGCTGATCGCCTTGTGTCTTCACTTAGTGGTGATTTTGCTGTTAAGGACTTGGGTGCGCTGCACTATTTCCTTGGTCTAGAGGTTTCACGGTCTTCTGCTGGGCTGACTCTCACACAGCAGAAGTATTCTCTGGACTTGCTACGTCGTGCTGGCATGTTGAAGTGTAAACATGCTACCACTCCTATGTCTGCAACTGATCGCATGTCTGCTCTTGATGGAGACATCCTTTCGCCTGATGATGCTACTGAGTACCGCAGTCTTGTTGGAGGTCTGCAATATCTCACTATCACCAGACCTGATGTTTCTTATGCCGTCAACTGTGTGTGTCAGTATCTTCATGCACCCAGGACGTCTCATTGGTCAGCTGTGAAGCGTATTCTGCGCTATGTCAGCCTCACTGCCTCGTATGGTCTGCTTCTTCAACCGGCTCCATCATGTGTCCTTTCTGCCTTCTCCGATGCAGACTGGGCTGGCAATCCGGATgacaggcgatccacggggggctaTGCAGTATTCTTTGGTCCTAACTTGATCGCCTGGAATGCTCGCAAGCAGGCTACAGTATCTCGCAGTAGTACTGAAGCTGAATAA